A region from the Gossypium hirsutum isolate 1008001.06 chromosome A08, Gossypium_hirsutum_v2.1, whole genome shotgun sequence genome encodes:
- the LOC107921659 gene encoding AP2-like ethylene-responsive transcription factor AIL5 isoform X2 gives MDMNIRNMDSSSSPNYSLAFSLSSHHHHQSHLSFFSSSSNPTLFQAFNTSAAAAAAFPTTAPPANSLSAEKDAGVEGPATTASATTDLSMFKGGPKLEDFLGGSSTTAGVGGAPQLQLLHHHNFSTQTPVTVSDKDVYDSELKTIAARFLRGFSSEQIDIHKQQQQALTAEPAPKRSVDTFGQRTSIYRGVTRHRWTGRYEAHLWDNSCRREGQSRKGRQGGYDKEDKAARAYDLAALKYWGPTTTTNFPISNYEKELEEMKNMTRQEFVASLRRKSSGFSRGASIYRGVTRHHQHGRWQARIGRVAGNKDLYLGTFSTQEEAAEAYDIAAIKFRGLNAVTNFDMSRYDVNSIANSNLPIGGLNNKSKNCNDSASDSRSTDEERDHSGSSGMTFTSQPAASSMLGFAINIKQDPSDYWSNVLGYNDTGASLSSAKNPMFHHSPNGSGFQSPSGFCTGNGGNSAVRGSINNGLFNRGSYVGQEQQESSAATNSHPLATPIVLNNSDNYESSSSGYGGNWNLAQSFQSTYQTAKPSLSVFQTPIFGVE, from the exons atggATATGAACATAAGGAATATGGATTCTTCTTCCAGTCCCAACTATTCCCTTGCTTTCTCTCTTTCCAGCCATCACCACCACCAAAGTCATCTCagcttcttctcttcttcttctaacCCCACTCTCTTTCAAGCTTTCAACACATCAGCAGCCGCCGCCGCCGCTTTCCCAACAACAGCACCACCCGCCAACTCGTTATCAG CCGAAAAAGATGCAGGTGTCGAAGGTCCAGCTACAACCGCTAGTGCAACAACAGACTTGTCCATGTTTAAAGGTGGCCCGAAACTCGAGGATTTTCTTGGCGGTTCTTCTACTACAGCTGGAGTTGGAGGTGCACCTCAACTGCAGTTGCTTCATCATCATAACTTCTCTACTCAAACACCCGTGACTGTTTCTGACAAAGATGTATATGACTCTGAGCTCAAAACCATTGCTGCCAGATTTCTTCGTGGATTTTCCTCTGAACAAATCGATATTCACAAACAACAGCAACAAGCACTTACAGCTGAGCCTGCACCCAAAAGATCTGTTGATACTTTTGGCCAACGTACCTCGATCTACCGGGGTGTCACCAG gCATAGATGGACTGGAAGGTATGAAGCTCACTTGTGGGACAATAGTTGCAGAAGAGAAGGCCAAAGTAGGAAAGGAAGGCAAG GTGGCTATGACAAGGAAGATAAAGCTGCAAGAGCTTATGATCTTGCGGCTCTCAAGTACTGGGGTCCGACCACTACTACCAACTTTCCG atttccaACTATGAGAAGGAGCTCGAAGAGATGAAGAACATGACTAGGCAAGAGTTCGTTGCTTCTCTCCGAAG GAAAAGTAGTGGATTTTCTAGGGGTGCTTCAATTTACAGAGGAGTGACAAG GCATCATCAACATGGTAGGTGGCAAGCAAGAATTGGAAGAGTTGCAGGCAACAAAGATCTTTATCTTGGCACATTta GCACCCAAGAAGAAGCAGCCGAAGCCTATGATATTGCAGCAATCAAGTTTAGAGGCTTAAACGCGGTTACAAATTTTGATATGAGCCGCTACGATGTAAACAGCATTGCAAACAGCAATCTTCCCATTGGAGGACTGAACAACAAATCCAAAAACTGCAATGATTCAGCTTCTGATAGTAGGAGCACCGATGAGGAGCGAGATCACTCTGGATCGTCAGGCATGACCTTTACATCTCAGCCCGCTGCAAGCTCCATGCTAGGCTTTGCAATTAACATCAAGCAAGACCCATCCGATTATTGGTCAAACGTTCTCGGATACAATGATACTGGTGCTTCCTTAAGCAGTGCCAAGAACCCTATGTTTCATCACTCACCAAATGGATCCGGTTTCCAAAGTCCAAGTGGATTCTGTACCGGCAATGGAGGGAATTCTGCAGTCAGAGGAAGCATTAACAATGGGTTATTCAATCGAGGTAGTTATGTTGGGCAGGAGCAACAAGAGAGCAGTGCTGCTACTAATTCCCACCCATTGGCAACGCCAATTGTCTTAAATAATAGCGATAATTATGAGAGCTCGTCATCTGGCTATGGTGGTAACTGGAATCTCGCACAGTCGTTTCAATCTACTTATCAAACTGCAAAGCCAAGTCTCTCAGTGTTCCAAACTCCAATTTTTGGCGTGGAATGA
- the LOC107921659 gene encoding AP2-like ethylene-responsive transcription factor AIL5 isoform X1 encodes MDMNIRNMDSSSSPNYSLAFSLSSHHHHQSHLSFFSSSSNPTLFQAFNTSAAAAAAFPTTAPPANSLSAEKDAGVEGPATTASATTDLSMFKGGPKLEDFLGGSSTTAGVGGAPQLQLLHHHNFSTQTPVTVSDKDVYDSELKTIAARFLRGFSSEQIDIHKQQQQALTAEPAPKRSVDTFGQRTSIYRGVTRHRWTGRYEAHLWDNSCRREGQSRKGRQVYLGGYDKEDKAARAYDLAALKYWGPTTTTNFPISNYEKELEEMKNMTRQEFVASLRRKSSGFSRGASIYRGVTRHHQHGRWQARIGRVAGNKDLYLGTFSTQEEAAEAYDIAAIKFRGLNAVTNFDMSRYDVNSIANSNLPIGGLNNKSKNCNDSASDSRSTDEERDHSGSSGMTFTSQPAASSMLGFAINIKQDPSDYWSNVLGYNDTGASLSSAKNPMFHHSPNGSGFQSPSGFCTGNGGNSAVRGSINNGLFNRGSYVGQEQQESSAATNSHPLATPIVLNNSDNYESSSSGYGGNWNLAQSFQSTYQTAKPSLSVFQTPIFGVE; translated from the exons atggATATGAACATAAGGAATATGGATTCTTCTTCCAGTCCCAACTATTCCCTTGCTTTCTCTCTTTCCAGCCATCACCACCACCAAAGTCATCTCagcttcttctcttcttcttctaacCCCACTCTCTTTCAAGCTTTCAACACATCAGCAGCCGCCGCCGCCGCTTTCCCAACAACAGCACCACCCGCCAACTCGTTATCAG CCGAAAAAGATGCAGGTGTCGAAGGTCCAGCTACAACCGCTAGTGCAACAACAGACTTGTCCATGTTTAAAGGTGGCCCGAAACTCGAGGATTTTCTTGGCGGTTCTTCTACTACAGCTGGAGTTGGAGGTGCACCTCAACTGCAGTTGCTTCATCATCATAACTTCTCTACTCAAACACCCGTGACTGTTTCTGACAAAGATGTATATGACTCTGAGCTCAAAACCATTGCTGCCAGATTTCTTCGTGGATTTTCCTCTGAACAAATCGATATTCACAAACAACAGCAACAAGCACTTACAGCTGAGCCTGCACCCAAAAGATCTGTTGATACTTTTGGCCAACGTACCTCGATCTACCGGGGTGTCACCAG gCATAGATGGACTGGAAGGTATGAAGCTCACTTGTGGGACAATAGTTGCAGAAGAGAAGGCCAAAGTAGGAAAGGAAGGCAAG TTTATTTGG GTGGCTATGACAAGGAAGATAAAGCTGCAAGAGCTTATGATCTTGCGGCTCTCAAGTACTGGGGTCCGACCACTACTACCAACTTTCCG atttccaACTATGAGAAGGAGCTCGAAGAGATGAAGAACATGACTAGGCAAGAGTTCGTTGCTTCTCTCCGAAG GAAAAGTAGTGGATTTTCTAGGGGTGCTTCAATTTACAGAGGAGTGACAAG GCATCATCAACATGGTAGGTGGCAAGCAAGAATTGGAAGAGTTGCAGGCAACAAAGATCTTTATCTTGGCACATTta GCACCCAAGAAGAAGCAGCCGAAGCCTATGATATTGCAGCAATCAAGTTTAGAGGCTTAAACGCGGTTACAAATTTTGATATGAGCCGCTACGATGTAAACAGCATTGCAAACAGCAATCTTCCCATTGGAGGACTGAACAACAAATCCAAAAACTGCAATGATTCAGCTTCTGATAGTAGGAGCACCGATGAGGAGCGAGATCACTCTGGATCGTCAGGCATGACCTTTACATCTCAGCCCGCTGCAAGCTCCATGCTAGGCTTTGCAATTAACATCAAGCAAGACCCATCCGATTATTGGTCAAACGTTCTCGGATACAATGATACTGGTGCTTCCTTAAGCAGTGCCAAGAACCCTATGTTTCATCACTCACCAAATGGATCCGGTTTCCAAAGTCCAAGTGGATTCTGTACCGGCAATGGAGGGAATTCTGCAGTCAGAGGAAGCATTAACAATGGGTTATTCAATCGAGGTAGTTATGTTGGGCAGGAGCAACAAGAGAGCAGTGCTGCTACTAATTCCCACCCATTGGCAACGCCAATTGTCTTAAATAATAGCGATAATTATGAGAGCTCGTCATCTGGCTATGGTGGTAACTGGAATCTCGCACAGTCGTTTCAATCTACTTATCAAACTGCAAAGCCAAGTCTCTCAGTGTTCCAAACTCCAATTTTTGGCGTGGAATGA